The Pediococcus inopinatus region TTGAGCCGGCAGATTCGGCAACAAGCTAATTTGCCGGTGGCCACGTCGATGCATTTTTCGTGGGATCATGAAACAGAACTAAATGATTTTATTGAGTATTTTAAACAAGTTGGTGTAATCGATGTGCCTAAAACGTTTGTTACCAACCAAATGACGCCATATTTTGACATAAGTAAGAACGAAAATGAACTTCAATTGAAGTTAGATTACGAATACGATGGCGAGCTTATTTCCAGTACAGACATTGGGAAGTATTCAAAGGCTAGCCGAAATTTAGATAAAGAAAAACAAACGCAAGCCTATTTAAAGAGTTTGCAATTCAGCCCCCAAAATGGGGTTTGGGTGAAGAAGTTTGATCAAGAATACGTCTTATTTAATTTCTTTATGCAGGAATTGCCCAATTTGCGTACCAACGGGGTTGTGACTGTTTCTGAGGACTTACAAGGACTTTTACGGACTTCTGAAGACCTAAAGCCGGCGGTAGACGTTTCTGAAAAAGATGGTTTGTTAACTGTGAAGTTTTCGGTAGACGGTGTTAGTGAAAATGATGTGGATAGCATGTTGGCCCAGCTTGATGTTGAACGCCCTTATGTTTCTCAATCTGACGGCTCAATTATTCTGTTAGATGACGAATTTCGCAAGGTCAGCCAAGCCCTTCAAAAAATTCGCAAACAGGGTAAGTTTAAGAACGGTGAACTTCAAGTTCATGCTTCACAGGCATTAGCTGTTCAAGCTGCCTTGAAAGATACCGCGAATTTTGATGAAAAATTTCAGCAGTTGGCGACTAATTTAGCTCATCCAGAAAACTTTGAAGTTAAAACGACGAATCCCGTCCATGGAACTTTGCGTCCTTACCAGGCGCTCGGCGTGAAATGGTTAGAAATGTTGGATTCTTATCATTTTGGCGGGATTTTAGCGGATGAAATGGGACTTGGAAAAACCATTCAGATGATTGCCTTTTTAATGAATCATTTGGATGAAACTAAGCCTGATTTAATTGTTTCACCAGCTTCATTGATCTACAACTGGCAAGAAGAGTTTGCCAAGTTTGCCCCCGATATTAAGACTCAAGTGGTTGATGGCAACAAAGAAAATCGCCGAGAATTAATTGAGACTGGGCAAGCAGATGTCATGATTACTAGTTATAATAGCGCTCGTTTAGATGTAGAGGAATATAATGCTCGCAAAATCAATTACTTGGTTTTGGATGAGGCTCAGTACGTTAAAAACGCCAGTACTAAAACCAATCAGAGTATTCGCAAGCTGACTCCTAAAAATACATTTGCGTTATCTGGAACCCCGATCGAAAATCGGGTGGAAGAATTATGGGCCATTTTTGAAATTATTATGCCAGGACTGTTACCAAGTCGAAAAGCATTCAAAAAATTAACGCCAGAAGAAGTAGCGGTACGGGTTAAACCATTTATTTTACGGCGTGAAAAATCCGTTGTTTTGAAGGATATTCCCGCTAAAGTGGAATCGAATCTCTATAATGAGTTGACCAAGAAGCAAAAAACAGTCTATTTGGCACAGTTGAAACAAATGCAGGTCAAGGTTCAAGGGATGACCGGCAAGAGTTTTGTGAGAAATAAACTAGCTATCCTGGCTGGTCTCACACGCTTGCGACAGATTTGTGACACGCCGTCCTTATATATGGACGATTACAAGGGTGATTCCGGTAAGCTTGAGCAGTTGTATGAGATCTTGCGGCAGGCCGAAGAGAATGATCGTCATGTTTTGATCTTTTCCCAGTTTACCAGCATGCTTGATATTATCGGTAAAGAGCTCACAAAGCAGCGGATGGACCACTTCGTTTTGCAGGGCAATACAAAACCAAAAGATCGGTTAGACATGGTAAATGAATTCAATGCTGGCGAAAAGAATATTTTCTTGATTTCTTTGAAAGCCGGTGGGACTGGGCTTAACTTAACTGGTGCTGATATGGTAATTTTAGTGGACCTGTGGTGGAACCCAGCGGTTGAGGATCAAGCAACAGCGCGGGCTCACCGAATTGGCCAAACGAAAAAAGTTGATGTTTTCCGTTTGATTACCAAGGGAACCATCGAGGAACAAATCTATAAATTACAAGAAAAAAAGCGCAACTTTGTGGATCAGGTGCTTAGCGGTACCGAAAACAAAGGAACGTTGACTGAAGAAGAAGTTCGTTTGATATTAGGAATTGAATAACAGCTATGTATACAAAGCAAGCTCCGTTATTGGATTAGAATCCAGTAACGGAGCTTGTTTTTTAGCTTTAAAACATCAAATCGCCTTAGTACTAAACTTGGAAGGCTTTTTAATAAGTTGCGAGTTTACAAATAAAATATGAATCTGAGATAAGTGGCTATTCATAGAGAGCCCGAAATATTCAGCTTTTTGATTGTTATTCATGTATCCAGTGATTGAAGCGGCGTGTCCATACGCAGAACCGCCATC contains the following coding sequences:
- a CDS encoding SNF2-related protein; this encodes MYRRKMPSRIWERGKKIARAGKVHIEEIDNESQLVTATVDGTYAYSVEVNQADPDEDSCECPYFPEHGYCKHIAAVIEYFKTQNTLIETLFDDEPDSEDAEADFDNSYSPVTNFPEIRMIHHKKPQADEYGELFLQNLDIPEKQYYHALPKAIAEPLDLEVTLLIGQVNDGWSYGSTENRFFIRLRIAARADHKFYVVNNLDRFFEDYQTEDSFRTAGKRNFLLSRSAFSEADQKLLDFIVTTGKSESSDNSSLSQNKYFLVATTNVPQFINLFADLPIFRFQQAEHQTKFDEIFYKQFQPEDALIEGTLKQDEDGYNLTIDSHVQQDVYPSSILIVQNKLYQATPQQMQIVEQILNAYNSIMGNELSRQIRQQANLPVATSMHFSWDHETELNDFIEYFKQVGVIDVPKTFVTNQMTPYFDISKNENELQLKLDYEYDGELISSTDIGKYSKASRNLDKEKQTQAYLKSLQFSPQNGVWVKKFDQEYVLFNFFMQELPNLRTNGVVTVSEDLQGLLRTSEDLKPAVDVSEKDGLLTVKFSVDGVSENDVDSMLAQLDVERPYVSQSDGSIILLDDEFRKVSQALQKIRKQGKFKNGELQVHASQALAVQAALKDTANFDEKFQQLATNLAHPENFEVKTTNPVHGTLRPYQALGVKWLEMLDSYHFGGILADEMGLGKTIQMIAFLMNHLDETKPDLIVSPASLIYNWQEEFAKFAPDIKTQVVDGNKENRRELIETGQADVMITSYNSARLDVEEYNARKINYLVLDEAQYVKNASTKTNQSIRKLTPKNTFALSGTPIENRVEELWAIFEIIMPGLLPSRKAFKKLTPEEVAVRVKPFILRREKSVVLKDIPAKVESNLYNELTKKQKTVYLAQLKQMQVKVQGMTGKSFVRNKLAILAGLTRLRQICDTPSLYMDDYKGDSGKLEQLYEILRQAEENDRHVLIFSQFTSMLDIIGKELTKQRMDHFVLQGNTKPKDRLDMVNEFNAGEKNIFLISLKAGGTGLNLTGADMVILVDLWWNPAVEDQATARAHRIGQTKKVDVFRLITKGTIEEQIYKLQEKKRNFVDQVLSGTENKGTLTEEEVRLILGIE